TCCATGAGGTTGACTCCAGTGAAATGGCGTTTAAGATAGCAGGCTCAATGTGCGTGAAGGAAGCAGCCCGGAAGGCGGGAGTAAAGCTTCTGGAGCCGGTTATGAAAGTAGAGGTTGTGGCTCCTGAGGAGTTTACGAGTAATGTTGTTGGGGACTTGAACAGGCGAAGAGCCAAGATCCTCGGTATGGACACTCGTGGTGGCGGGCAGGTAATCTCGGCAGAGGTTCCACTTGCTGAAATGTTTGGTTATGCTACGGATTTGCGTTCTAATACGCAGGGGCGGGCGAATTTCTCAATGGAATACGACCATTATGAGGAAGTTCCCTCGCATATTGCAGAAACTATCGCTTCTCAGTAGTCTACGGGCTTATTCCGATGAGGTTAGCCCTATTCCGCGAAGTTCGCTAAGGAGGAAGGCATCACTGGGAGTGTTAAATGAGTTACCTCCGAAGAGAGTGGGCGAGAGCTCGCTCTTATGGTAAGTATTGTAAAGTAGAGATAATTACTTAAGGATTGGCATTATGGGAAAGGAGAAGTTTGAACGGACCAAGCCGCACGTAAACGTCGGAACTATTGGGCACGTTGACCACGGAAAGACTACGCTAACAGCGGCGCTTGTGAACACTCAAGCATCAAGAAGTTTAGCTACAGGACTTTCATACAAGGACATCGCGAAGGGTGGAACCGAGCGAGATGAGACGAAAACGGTTACTATTGCAAGTGCTCACGTTGAGTACGAAACAGAGAGCCGGCACTATGCACACGTTGACTGTCCAGGACACGCAGATTATGTGAAGAACATGATCACTGGTGCTGCGCAGATGGACGGAGCAATCCTCGTTGTAAGTGCAGCGGATGGACCAATGCCTCAGACACGAGAGCATATCCTTCTTGCTCGTCAAGTAGGTGTTCCAAAGATTGTTGTATTCCTCAACAAAGTAGACATCGTTGATGATGAAGAATTACTAGAGCTTGTTGAAATGGAAGTTCGTGATCTCTTGAATGAGTACGGGTTCCCAGGAGATGATACTCCAGTGGTAAAAGGGAGTGCTCTGAAGGCACTAAACGGCGATAATGATGATCTCGGTATCGGGAGCATTGACCGGCTATTGAGCACCATTGACGAGTACATTCCTGTGCCTGAGCGTGATGTTGACAAGCCATTCTTGATGCCGATTGAAGATGTATTCTCAATCGAAGGTCGAGGAACTGTAGCGACTGGTCGTATCGAGCGGGGAGTTGTGAAGGTCGGTGAGGAAATTGAGATCGTTGGTCTCAGTGACACGCAGAAAACAACTATCACTGGTGTTGAGATGTTCCGTAAAATGCTTGACCAGGGGCAGGCAGGGGACAACGTTGGTCTGCTTCTCAGGGGACTGAAGCGCGATGAGATTGAGCGTGGGCAGGTAATTGCGAAGACAGGTTCAATCACACCACACAAGAAGTTCAAGGCGGAAGCATACATCTTGAAGAAGGAAGAAGGTGGACGTCATAAGCCGTTCTTCACAGGATATCGTCCGCAGTTCTACTTCAGAACAACTGACGTAACAGGGTCGATTAACCTTCCAGAGGGAGTAGAGATGGCGATGCCAGGTGACAACATCACTCTTGATGTTGAGCTCCATCAGCCTATCGCTCTTGAAAAGCAAGTACGCTTTGCTATCCGTGAGGGTGGACGGACTGTAGGTTCTGGTGTTGTAACCGAAGTTGTTGAGTAATGAAGGCAACTGAGGAGGGAGCCCAGCCTCGTTAGAGGCGAGACTCCCCCAACAGAAAGATAAAAAACCGGCTCTTGTAGCCGGTTTTTTTGTCTTCGATGGCTGAGCTTGGTTCCAAAGGGGAGCCAGAATACGACTGGTTGAGGGTTGGATTCACGCACGGTTGGAAGAGTCTGCTAAAAACATGTAATTTCAGTAGCTTATGGTGTTTGGACGCGGATCGTCGTTCAGGGGGTGGTGAGCAAACTTTGGGATAGAGGCGTAAAATTACAATTTTTTTTTCTCACGGGGCCCGTTGCGTTGAAAAGAAATCGGACTTAGTCCATAGTGTTCGTTCTCTGTGCTCGGCGCTACAGCGCTCTGCTCTCAAAGTTTGAAGGTTTGCTCTGGCTTACCTCTCCTTGGCTTACCTCTCCTTGGCTTGCGGGGTGTGAGTTTGAGAGAACTTATAGGCGGAACGGGATGCGTTGCATTGAGATGCTTGACAGTTTCTGTGTGCAGGAACGTCGATAATGAGGCGAGCGAGTAATCGATAGAGTGAGCAATTCACCCTTGAGAAAATTTCTTTAAAGAGTTGGAGCTGGTAAAGGTTTGATACTTCCTCCAAGAGTTGAGGATTAGGAAAGCAGCAGGAGTAGTTTGGTATGATAGGTGGTCAGTTAATCAGAATACGTCTTAAGGGATACGACCATAAGCTTCTAGATACAGCGGTTACGGAAATTGTTTCGACAGTTCGTCGAACTGGTGGTCGGGTGGCCGGACCAATTCCATTGCCGACTCGCATTGAGAAATACACAGTGAACCGATCGACTTTTATCGATAAGAAGTCGAGGGAGCAGTTTGAGATTCGAACCCACAAGCGCTTATTAGATATTCTTGAACCAACCCAGCAAACAATTGATGAGTTGGGCAAGTTGGAGCTTTCAACAGGAATCGATGTTGAGTTGAAGCTTCAGTAAATGTGAAGTGCAGTGATCGGGTGTTAGGAACGAACGAGAAAGAGCGGAAGAAAGTCATGGCAACAGTACGTCAATACAAAGAAGGGCTCATAGGGAAAAAGCTTGGTATGACCCAGATTTTTTCTGAAGATGGTGCGGCAGTGCCCGTGTCCGTCATTCAGACGGGACCAAATGTGGTAGTGCAGGTGAAGACTGAGCAGAATGATGGCTATAATGCCGTGCAGCTCGGGTTCGAACCGAAGAAGCCGCAACGAGTAAATAAGGCGAGAACCGGACATTGTTCAAAGGCGGGCAAAGGAGCCTTTTATCACCTTCGTGAAGTTCGGTGTGATGTAGAAGAGCTTGGATGGGCGGAAATTGGAAAAGAACTTGGCGTTTCGGATGTATTTGAGAAAGGTCAGTACCTTGATGTCTCTGGGGTATCGAAGGGGAAAGGGTTCCAAGGCGTTGTGAGAAGATTTGGAGTTCGGGGTCAGCCAGCAACTCGCGGTACTCACGAAATGCGAAGACATATCGGTTCAATTGGTTGCCGAAAATTCCCAGGACGAGTTTGGAAAAACCAGAAAATGCCAGGACACATGGGGTCAAAGAATGTGACGAAGATGAACCTTCAGGTGGTCGATGTCATTCCAGAGAAGAATCTTTTGTTGGTCAAAGGCGCCGTGCCTGGTCCTATCAATGGGATAGTTATGGTTCACAAAGCTCAAAAGAAGGTCGCAAAGGTAGCCTAAAGAGCATTCATCAGATAGAGAGAGAAAGAGATGGAACTAGCAGTAGTGAATACATCAGGGTCAGAGGTAAAGAAGGTATCGGTTCGAGATGATATCTTCGGAGCAGGAGTGAACGAGAGTGTTGTGCACTCAGTAGTGCGATGGCAGCGCGCCAAGCGACGGGCTGGTACACATGCAACGCTGAACCTTGCGAGAATGTCTGGTGGTACCAAGAAGCCGTTCAAGCAGAAGGGAACTGGTAGGGCACGTGCCGGGTCGGTAAACTCTCCTCTCTGGGTTGGTGGAGCCGTAATATTTGGTCCGCAGCCACGAGACTACTCGTTCAAGTTGCCGCGTAAGGTGCGTC
The nucleotide sequence above comes from bacterium. Encoded proteins:
- the fusA gene encoding elongation factor G (EF-G; promotes GTP-dependent translocation of the ribosome during translation; many organisms have multiple copies of this gene); amino-acid sequence: HEVDSSEMAFKIAGSMCVKEAARKAGVKLLEPVMKVEVVAPEEFTSNVVGDLNRRRAKILGMDTRGGGQVISAEVPLAEMFGYATDLRSNTQGRANFSMEYDHYEEVPSHIAETIASQ
- the tuf gene encoding elongation factor Tu → MGKEKFERTKPHVNVGTIGHVDHGKTTLTAALVNTQASRSLATGLSYKDIAKGGTERDETKTVTIASAHVEYETESRHYAHVDCPGHADYVKNMITGAAQMDGAILVVSAADGPMPQTREHILLARQVGVPKIVVFLNKVDIVDDEELLELVEMEVRDLLNEYGFPGDDTPVVKGSALKALNGDNDDLGIGSIDRLLSTIDEYIPVPERDVDKPFLMPIEDVFSIEGRGTVATGRIERGVVKVGEEIEIVGLSDTQKTTITGVEMFRKMLDQGQAGDNVGLLLRGLKRDEIERGQVIAKTGSITPHKKFKAEAYILKKEEGGRHKPFFTGYRPQFYFRTTDVTGSINLPEGVEMAMPGDNITLDVELHQPIALEKQVRFAIREGGRTVGSGVVTEVVE
- a CDS encoding 30S ribosomal protein S10 — its product is MGGQLIRIRLKGYDHKLLDTAVTEIVSTVRRTGGRVAGPIPLPTRIEKYTVNRSTFIDKKSREQFEIRTHKRLLDILEPTQQTIDELGKLELSTGIDVELKLQ
- a CDS encoding 50S ribosomal protein L3; this translates as MATVRQYKEGLIGKKLGMTQIFSEDGAAVPVSVIQTGPNVVVQVKTEQNDGYNAVQLGFEPKKPQRVNKARTGHCSKAGKGAFYHLREVRCDVEELGWAEIGKELGVSDVFEKGQYLDVSGVSKGKGFQGVVRRFGVRGQPATRGTHEMRRHIGSIGCRKFPGRVWKNQKMPGHMGSKNVTKMNLQVVDVIPEKNLLLVKGAVPGPINGIVMVHKAQKKVAKVA